In Garra rufa chromosome 15, GarRuf1.0, whole genome shotgun sequence, a single genomic region encodes these proteins:
- the fzd10 gene encoding frizzled-10: MFAHTFGLSLVLLCMSGFCSAISSIDPDRPGEGRCQEIAIPLCKDIGYNLTVMPNLMGHEDQSEAAIKLHEFAPLIEFGCHSHLKFFLCSLYAPMCTEQVSTPIPACRVMCEQARQKCSPIMEQFNFHWPASLDCSRLPNKNDPNYLCMEAPNNGTDEPPKGSHTQPPDSRPPRPGNSQELPIKERVGKTTCSNPGKFHYVQKSESCAPKCYSSVDVYWSQGDKRFSMVWIAIWSILCFISSAFTVLTFLIDPQRFKYPERPIIFLSMSYCVYSVGFLIRLFVGVENVACDRDSGVQYIIQEGLESTGCTIVFLILYYFGMASSLWWVILTLTWFLAAGKKWGHEAIEANSSYFHLAAWAIPAIKTIMILVMRKVAGDELTGVCYVGSMDVKALTGFVLIPLSCYLIIGTSFLLSGFVALFHIRKVMKTEGENTDKLEKLMVRIGVFSVLYTVPATCVIACYFYERLNMDYWKILAGQQKCTEDSKSGEECVMKSSIPAVEIFMVKIFMLLVVGITSGMWIWTSKTLQSWQNVFSRKLKKKTRRKAACVFTGSGPYLKPHPALKGHKTKYEPAGPPATCV; the protein is encoded by the coding sequence ATGTTTGCTCACACTTTTGGACTCAGCCTTGTGCTGCTGTGCATGTCTGGGTTTTGTTCCGCTATCAGTTCGATAGACCCGGACCGGCCAGGGGAAGGAAGATGCCAGGAGATCGCCATTCCACTCTGTAAGGACATTGGCTACAACTTAACAGTTATGCCGAACTTAATGGGACACGAAGATCAAAGTGAAGCAGCCATAAAGCTGCACGAGTTTGCTCCGCTGATTGAATTCGGCTGCCACAGTCATTTGAAGTTTTTCTTGTGCTCGCTTTACGCTCCCATGTGCACGGAGCAGGTATCCACACCCATCCCAGCATGCCGAGTAATGTGTGAGCAGGCGAGGCAGAAGTGTTCTCCCATCATGGAGCAGTTTAACTTCCACTGGCCTGCATCGCTGGACTGTTCCAGACTGCCAAATAAGAACGATCCCAATTACCTCTGCATGGAGGCACCCAACAACGGCACAGACGAGCCTCCGAAAGGCTCCCACACTCAGCCGCCAGACTCCCGACCCCCTCGGCCAGGTAACAGCCAAGAACTGCCAATTAAGGAAAGGGTTGGTAAAACCACATGCAGCAACCCTGGAAAGTTTCATTACGTTCAGAAGAGCGAGTCCTGCGCTCCCAAGTGTTACTCAAGCGTCGACGTATACTGGAGCCAGGGCGACAAGCGCTTCTCCATGGTGTGGATTGCCATCTGGTCCATTCTGTGCTTCATCTCCAGTGCCTTTACCGTCCTCACCTTCCTCATCGATCCACAGCGTTTCAAGTACCCCGAGCGACCCATCATTTTCTTGTCTATGTCTTACTGTGTTTACTCCGTGGGTTTTCTTATAAGACTTTTCGTAGGAGTAGAAAACGTGGCCTGTGACCGTGACAGTGGCGTTCAGTACATCATCCAGGAAGGCTTGGAAAGCACCGGCTGCACTATAGTCTTCCTCATTCTGTACTACTTCGGAATGGCTAGTTCCCTCTGGTGGGTCATTCTTACTCTCACATGGTTCCTCGCAGCTGGGAAAAAGTGGGGCCATGAGGCCATCGAAGCCAACAGCAGCTACTTCCATTTAGCCGCATGGGCCATACCAGCTATTAAGACCATCATGATCCTGGTTATGAGGAAGGTAGCGGGAGACGAGCTCACGGGGGTCTGCTATGTGGGCAGCATGGATGTCAAAGCCTTAACAGGTTTTGTTCTCATTCCTCTCTCTTGCTACCTCATTATTGGCACTTCCTTTCTGCTCTCAGGGTTTGTGGCTCTCTTTCACATCCGTAAGGTCATGAAGACTGAAGGAGAGAATACGGATAAGCTGGAGAAGCTAATGGTTAGGATCGGCGTCTTCTCTGTGCTTTACACAGTCCCCGCCACTTGCGTCATCGCCTGCTATTTTTACGAGCGTCTCAACATGGATTATTGGAAGATTCTAGCAGGACAACAGAAGTGCACCGAGGACAGTAAGAGCGGTGAGGAGTGTGTGATGAAGAGCTCCATCCCGGCCGTGGAGATCTTCATGGTTAAGATTTTTATGTTGCTGGTGGTGGGCATCACCAGCGGCATGTGGATCTGGACTTCCAAAACGTTGCAGTCGTGGCAGAACGTTTTCAGCCGCAAACTTAAAAAGAAGACGAGGAGGAAGGCTGCATGTGTTTTCACAGGAAGCGGACCTTACCTCAAGCCTCATCCGGCACTGAAAGGACATAAAACCAAGTATGAACCGGCAGGTCCTCCTGCAACCTGTGTATGA